A DNA window from Theobroma cacao cultivar B97-61/B2 chromosome 5, Criollo_cocoa_genome_V2, whole genome shotgun sequence contains the following coding sequences:
- the LOC18600233 gene encoding ornithine decarboxylase, translated as MVGPAIVTEKRVAATPSSKDELIAFIQSVILNEQQEEMGPFYVLDLGVVRSLLDTWTFNLPMVQPFYAVKCNPNPAFLKEMAALGTSFDCASRAEIQTILSLGVSPDRIVFANTCKPESHIKYAAKVGVNLATFDSKCELEKIKKWHPKCALLMRIQVPETSGAAFLFGSKFGALPEEIVPLLQAAQAAELNVVGVSFHIGSRAINYHAFEEAILAAKTTFETAAQLGLPKMHIINIGGGFTSGPKFTEAASAVKVALQKYFPTGPTSGLKIMAEPGRFFANEPFTLATSILGKRIRNEIKEYWINDGMSGSMNYLKYDHDDVICTPLANYGNNDVITRKGLKTSDSTVFGPTCDPADTVLEGYPLPDLQVNDWLVFHNMGAYTSSRGNDFNGFETSAIPTYLANSDKIS; from the coding sequence ATGGTTGGTCCAGCAATAGTGACAGAAAAGAGAGTTGCAGCAACTCCCTCATCAAAAGATGAGTTGATTGCTTTCATTCAATCGGTCATTTTGAATGAACAGCAAGAAGAAATGGGGCCATTTTACGTGCTGGATTTGGGTGTTGTCAGGTCCCTCTTGGACACATGGACTTTTAACCTTCCCATGGTTCAACCATTCTATGCTGTCAAGTGCAACCCCAACCCTGCTTTCCTCAAAGAAATGGCAGCTCTTGGCACCAGCTTTGATTGTGCAAGCCGTGCTGAGATTCAAACCATTTTGTCTCTAGGAGTTTCACCTGATCGAATCGTTTTTGCAAACACATGCAAACCTGAGTCTCACATTAAGTATGCTGCTAAAGTTGGTGTTAACTTGGCTACTTTTGATTCAAAATGTGAACTTGAGAAGATTAAAAAATGGCACCCAAAATGTGCCCTGTTGATGCGAATCCAAGTCCCGGAAACCAGTGGTGCAGCATTTCTGTTCGGTTCCAAATTCGGTGCGCTCCCTGAGGAAATCGTTCCTCTTCTCCAAGCTGCTCAAGCTGCAGAGCTCAATGTTGTTGGTGTCTCATTCCATATTGGTAGTAGAGCCATTAACTACCATGCATTCGAAGAAGCAATATTAGCAGCTAAAACAACATTTGAAACAGCAGCTCAACTTGGCCTTCCTAAAATGCATATTATAAACATTGGTGGAGGTTTCACATCCGGTCCAAAGTTTACTGAAGCAGCCTCAGCCGTGAAAGTTGCTCTGCAAAAGTATTTTCCTACCGGGCCTACTTCTGGCTTAAAAATTATGGCAGAACCTGGTCGTTTCTTTGCTAACGAGCCTTTCACATTAGCAACAAGCATTTTAGGGAAGCGAATCAGGAATGAGATTAAAGAGTATTGGATTAACGATGGGATGTCGGGGTCTATGAACTATTTGAAGTATGACCATGATGATGTGATTTGCACTCCTCTTGCCAACTATGGCAACAACGACGTCATAACACGCAAAGGGCTTAAGACATCCGACTCCACAGTTTTTGGACCAACATGTGATCCGGCTGATACTGTTTTGGAGGGTTACCCGTTGCCAGATCTACAAGTTAATGATTGGTTGGTCTTCCACAACATGGGCGCTTATACCTCTTCTCGTGGGAATGATTTCAATGGGTTCGAAACATCAGCCATTCCAACCTACCTTGCAAACTCTGATAAAATTAGTTaa
- the LOC18600232 gene encoding protein tesmin/TSO1-like CXC 2 isoform X2 has product MDTPDKTQITPTPSLSKFEDSPVFKYINSLSPIELAKFRQTDNAFNSLAFLSPSSLFPSPQISCHRESRFSVKRHHFSAASNSSVLQSSNDLNTDEGASKAIEQSYLYDEQPGCLNSGSSSKGVSSDQLDDQSDLAIELPRTLKYDCGSPDGNLEPCDEILKNTSEKVAGHEASPFQHNKDEGEERQMSFENERDLRKIRRIMRSEESAGCDWVAIVSDVADLLTTNSSIIYENIEGQDRRTADPGTTSFISTILQFPLDNSNNLENTETGDPSGSCKQSKLGVPVTDQTPAILSTCLLDKLVVSDSGLNKDDKGEKCNQSSHQRSIRRRCLVFEKSPGFGLHLNSLANTSNDQSPLSKLTPSTMKRDEVPHHNKALVTDNSPETPATVSGNETDLNSPEKKRTKFEHVEENAACKRCNCKRSKCLKLYCDCFAAGLYCIEPCSCQDCFNKPIHENKVLETRRQIESRNPLAFAPKVIRSTDSVSDSGGETNKTPASARHKRGCNCKKSSCLKKYCECFQAGVGCSPSCRCEGCKNRFGRKGGGDESESDGEDLETCERNASEKNSQDIAINRSEEYPDLSVPSSDLSRLPFAYSGKLSGSFLHSVRLSPQLCTTQELGSSDSSSCLPKFESHLQAIPEDKTAEILKHNLSPVVLKATSPNCKRVSPPHRECSSSNTWRSRKLILRSVPPFPSFSQP; this is encoded by the exons ATGGATACACCAGATAAAACCCAGATCACTCCAACTCCTTCTCTTTCCAAATTTGAG GATTCACCTGTCTTTAAGTACATCAACAGTCTTTCACCTATTGAGCTAGCCAAGTTCAGGCAGACAGATAATGCTTTCAATTCGCTAGCTTTTTTGTCCCCTTCATCATTGTTTCCTTCCCCGCAGATCAGTTGCCACAGGGAATCCAGGTTTTCGGTTAAGAG GCATCATTTCTCAGCAGCTTCAAACTCTAGTGTCCTGCAGAGTAGTAATGACTTAAATACTGATGAAGGAGCTTCAAAAGCCATTGAGCAATCTTACTTGTATGATGAACAACCGGGATGTCTCAATAGTGGCAGTTCATCCAAAGGAGTTAGTAGTGATCAACTCGATGACCAATCAGATTTAGCAATCGAGCTGCCAAGAACCTTGAAATATGATTGTGGGAGCCCTGATGGTAACTTGGAGCCTTGTGATGAGATACTGAAAAATACAAGTGAGAAAGTGGCAGGACATGAAGCATCTCCTTTCCAACACAATAAAGATGAAGGGGAAGAGAGACAAATGTcctttgaaaatgaaagagatCTGCGTAAAATACGTCGAATTATGAGGAGTGAAGAATCAGCAGGATGTGACTGGGTGGCAATTGTTTCTGATGTTGCTGATTTGTTGACCACGAATTCATCCATCATTTATGAGAATATTGAGGGTCAGGATCGGAGAACAGCAGACCCTGGGACAACCTCTTTTATATCAACTATCCTGCAGTTCCCGCTAGATAATTCcaataatttagaaaatacTGAAACTGGTGATCCTAGTGGTTCCTGCAAACAAAGCAAGTTAGGAGTGCCAGTAACAGATCAGACACCTGCCATCCTGTCTACTTGTCTACTGGACAAGCTAGTTGTCAGTGATTCAGGTTTGAACAAGGATGATAAGGGGGAGAAGTGTAACCAGTCCAGCCATCAG CGTAGCATACGACGGCGCTGTCTAGTATTTGAGAAGTCACCTGGTTTTGGTTTGCACTTGAATTCTCTTGCAAATACCTCAAACG ATCAGAGTCCTCTTAGTAAATTAACTCCAAGCACTATGAAGAGGGATGAGGTTCCTCATCACAACAAAGCTCTGGTTACAGACAATTCTCCTGAGACACCTGCTACTGTCAGTGGCAATGAGACTGACCTTAATAGTCCTGAAAAGAAGAG GACAAAGTTTGAACATGTTGAGGAGAATGCAGCATGCAAGCGCTGTAACTGTAAGAGGTCAAAATGCTTGAAGCT TTATTGCGACTGCTTTGCTGCTGGTCTGTACTGTATTGAGCCTTGTTCATGCCAAGATTGCTTCAATAAGCCAATTCATGAAAACAAGGTTCTAGAGACTCGCAGACAGATTGAATCTCGCAACCCACTAGCATTTGCTCCCAAAGTGATTAGAAGCACGGACAGTGTTTCAGACTCCGGG GGTGAAACTAACAAAACTCCTGCTTCAGCCAGGCATAAAAGAGGATGCAATTGTAAAAAATCAAGTTGCTTAAAGAAATACTGCGAATGTTTTCAG GCTGGTGTTGGATGCTCCCCCAGCTGTAGATGTGAAGGTTGTAAAAATAGATTTGGTCGGAAGGGTG GAGGGGATGAATCTGAATCTGATGGGGAGGACTTAGAGACCTGTGAAAGGAATGCATCAGAGAAAAATTCACAAGACATTGCAATAAATAGAAGTGAGGAGTATCCAGATCTTTCAGTACCTTCCTCTGATTTATCCAG GTTGCCATTTGCTTACAGTGGGAAGCTCTCAGGATCTTTTCTCCATTCTGTTAGGTTATCTCCTCAGTTGTGCACCACTCAAGAACTTGGTTCATCAGATTCTTCCTCATGTCTGCCCAAGTTCGAATCACATCTTCAGGCAATTCCAGAAGATAAAACTGCAGAGATTCTGAAACATAATTTGTCACCTGTTGTTCTGAAAGCAACCTCCCCAAACTGCAAGAGGGTCTCACCTCCACATCGTGAGTGCAGTTCATCCAATACGTGGCGTAGTAGGAAGTTGATTCTGAGATCAGTCCCTCCATTTCCATCATTCTCTCAACCATGA
- the LOC108662042 gene encoding ornithine decarboxylase-like, which produces MHIVDIGGGFTSGPKFAEAASAVKVALQKYFPNGHASGLKIMAEPGRFIANEPFTLATSILGKRIRNEIKEYWINDGMSGSMNYLKYDHDDVICTPLANHGSNYVITCKGLKTTDSTVFGPACDPDDTVLEGYPLPDLQVNDWLVIHNMGAYTSSGGNDFNGFKTSAIPTYVGNSDKS; this is translated from the coding sequence ATGCATATTGTCGACATTGGTGGAGGTTTCACATCCGGTCCAAAGTTTGCTGAAGCAGCCTCAGCCGTGAAAGTTGCTCTGCAAAAGTATTTTCCTAATGGGCATGCTTCTGGCTTAAAAATTATGGCAGAACCTGGTCGTTTCATTGCTAACGAGCCTTTCACATTAGCAACAAGCATTCTAGGGAAGCGAATTAGGAATGAGATTAAAGAGTATTGGATTAACGATGGGATGTCGGGGTCTATGAATTATTTGAAGTATGACCATGATGATGTGATTTGCACTCCTCTTGCCAACCATGGCAGCAACTACGTTATAACATGCAAAGGACTGAAGACAACCGATTCCACAGTGTTTGGACCAGCATGTGATCCGGATGATACGGTTTTGGAAGGTTACCCGCTGCCAGATCTACAAGTTAATGATTGGCTGGTAATCCACAACATGGGCGCTTACACCTCTTCTGGTGGGAATGATTTCAATGGGTTCAAAACATCAGCCATTCCAACTTACGTTGGGAACTCTGATAAAAGTTAA
- the LOC18600232 gene encoding protein tesmin/TSO1-like CXC 2 isoform X1: MDTPDKTQITPTPSLSKFEDSPVFKYINSLSPIELAKFRQTDNAFNSLAFLSPSSLFPSPQISCHRESRFSVKRHHFSAASNSSVLQSSNDLNTDEGASKAIEQSYLYDEQPGCLNSGSSSKGVSSDQLDDQSDLAIELPRTLKYDCGSPDGNLEPCDEILKNTSEKVAGHEASPFQHNKDEGEERQMSFENERDLRKIRRIMRSEESAGCDWVAIVSDVADLLTTNSSIIYENIEGQDRRTADPGTTSFISTILQFPLDNSNNLENTETGDPSGSCKQSKLGVPVTDQTPAILSTCLLDKLVVSDSGLNKDDKGEKCNQSSHQQRSIRRRCLVFEKSPGFGLHLNSLANTSNDQSPLSKLTPSTMKRDEVPHHNKALVTDNSPETPATVSGNETDLNSPEKKRTKFEHVEENAACKRCNCKRSKCLKLYCDCFAAGLYCIEPCSCQDCFNKPIHENKVLETRRQIESRNPLAFAPKVIRSTDSVSDSGGETNKTPASARHKRGCNCKKSSCLKKYCECFQAGVGCSPSCRCEGCKNRFGRKGGGDESESDGEDLETCERNASEKNSQDIAINRSEEYPDLSVPSSDLSRLPFAYSGKLSGSFLHSVRLSPQLCTTQELGSSDSSSCLPKFESHLQAIPEDKTAEILKHNLSPVVLKATSPNCKRVSPPHRECSSSNTWRSRKLILRSVPPFPSFSQP, from the exons ATGGATACACCAGATAAAACCCAGATCACTCCAACTCCTTCTCTTTCCAAATTTGAG GATTCACCTGTCTTTAAGTACATCAACAGTCTTTCACCTATTGAGCTAGCCAAGTTCAGGCAGACAGATAATGCTTTCAATTCGCTAGCTTTTTTGTCCCCTTCATCATTGTTTCCTTCCCCGCAGATCAGTTGCCACAGGGAATCCAGGTTTTCGGTTAAGAG GCATCATTTCTCAGCAGCTTCAAACTCTAGTGTCCTGCAGAGTAGTAATGACTTAAATACTGATGAAGGAGCTTCAAAAGCCATTGAGCAATCTTACTTGTATGATGAACAACCGGGATGTCTCAATAGTGGCAGTTCATCCAAAGGAGTTAGTAGTGATCAACTCGATGACCAATCAGATTTAGCAATCGAGCTGCCAAGAACCTTGAAATATGATTGTGGGAGCCCTGATGGTAACTTGGAGCCTTGTGATGAGATACTGAAAAATACAAGTGAGAAAGTGGCAGGACATGAAGCATCTCCTTTCCAACACAATAAAGATGAAGGGGAAGAGAGACAAATGTcctttgaaaatgaaagagatCTGCGTAAAATACGTCGAATTATGAGGAGTGAAGAATCAGCAGGATGTGACTGGGTGGCAATTGTTTCTGATGTTGCTGATTTGTTGACCACGAATTCATCCATCATTTATGAGAATATTGAGGGTCAGGATCGGAGAACAGCAGACCCTGGGACAACCTCTTTTATATCAACTATCCTGCAGTTCCCGCTAGATAATTCcaataatttagaaaatacTGAAACTGGTGATCCTAGTGGTTCCTGCAAACAAAGCAAGTTAGGAGTGCCAGTAACAGATCAGACACCTGCCATCCTGTCTACTTGTCTACTGGACAAGCTAGTTGTCAGTGATTCAGGTTTGAACAAGGATGATAAGGGGGAGAAGTGTAACCAGTCCAGCCATCAG CAGCGTAGCATACGACGGCGCTGTCTAGTATTTGAGAAGTCACCTGGTTTTGGTTTGCACTTGAATTCTCTTGCAAATACCTCAAACG ATCAGAGTCCTCTTAGTAAATTAACTCCAAGCACTATGAAGAGGGATGAGGTTCCTCATCACAACAAAGCTCTGGTTACAGACAATTCTCCTGAGACACCTGCTACTGTCAGTGGCAATGAGACTGACCTTAATAGTCCTGAAAAGAAGAG GACAAAGTTTGAACATGTTGAGGAGAATGCAGCATGCAAGCGCTGTAACTGTAAGAGGTCAAAATGCTTGAAGCT TTATTGCGACTGCTTTGCTGCTGGTCTGTACTGTATTGAGCCTTGTTCATGCCAAGATTGCTTCAATAAGCCAATTCATGAAAACAAGGTTCTAGAGACTCGCAGACAGATTGAATCTCGCAACCCACTAGCATTTGCTCCCAAAGTGATTAGAAGCACGGACAGTGTTTCAGACTCCGGG GGTGAAACTAACAAAACTCCTGCTTCAGCCAGGCATAAAAGAGGATGCAATTGTAAAAAATCAAGTTGCTTAAAGAAATACTGCGAATGTTTTCAG GCTGGTGTTGGATGCTCCCCCAGCTGTAGATGTGAAGGTTGTAAAAATAGATTTGGTCGGAAGGGTG GAGGGGATGAATCTGAATCTGATGGGGAGGACTTAGAGACCTGTGAAAGGAATGCATCAGAGAAAAATTCACAAGACATTGCAATAAATAGAAGTGAGGAGTATCCAGATCTTTCAGTACCTTCCTCTGATTTATCCAG GTTGCCATTTGCTTACAGTGGGAAGCTCTCAGGATCTTTTCTCCATTCTGTTAGGTTATCTCCTCAGTTGTGCACCACTCAAGAACTTGGTTCATCAGATTCTTCCTCATGTCTGCCCAAGTTCGAATCACATCTTCAGGCAATTCCAGAAGATAAAACTGCAGAGATTCTGAAACATAATTTGTCACCTGTTGTTCTGAAAGCAACCTCCCCAAACTGCAAGAGGGTCTCACCTCCACATCGTGAGTGCAGTTCATCCAATACGTGGCGTAGTAGGAAGTTGATTCTGAGATCAGTCCCTCCATTTCCATCATTCTCTCAACCATGA
- the LOC18600232 gene encoding protein tesmin/TSO1-like CXC 2 isoform X3, which produces MDTPDKTQITPTPSLSKFEDSPVFKYINSLSPIELAKFRQTDNAFNSLAFLSPSSLFPSPQISCHRESRFSVKRHHFSAASNSSVLQSSNDLNTDEGASKAIEQSYLYDEQPGCLNSGSSSKGVSSDQLDDQSDLAIELPRTLKYDCGSPDGNLEPCDEILKNTSEKVAGHEASPFQHNKDEGEERQMSFENERDLRKIRRIMRSEESAGCDWVAIVSDVADLLTTNSSIIYENIEGQDRRTADPGTTSFISTILQFPLDNSNNLENTETGDPSGSCKQSKLGVPVTDQTPAILSTCLLDKLVVSDSGLNKDDKGEKCNQSSHQQRSIRRRCLVFEKSPGFGLHLNSLANTSNDQSPLSKLTPSTMKRDEVPHHNKALVTDNSPETPATVSGNETDLNSPEKKRTKFEHVEENAACKRCNCKRSKCLKLYCDCFAAGLYCIEPCSCQDCFNKPIHENKVLETRRQIESRNPLAFAPKVIRSTDSVSDSGGETNKTPASARHKRGCNCKKSSCLKKYCECFQAGVGCSPSCRCEGCKNRFGRKGGESLSGTVWLNTNINVWN; this is translated from the exons ATGGATACACCAGATAAAACCCAGATCACTCCAACTCCTTCTCTTTCCAAATTTGAG GATTCACCTGTCTTTAAGTACATCAACAGTCTTTCACCTATTGAGCTAGCCAAGTTCAGGCAGACAGATAATGCTTTCAATTCGCTAGCTTTTTTGTCCCCTTCATCATTGTTTCCTTCCCCGCAGATCAGTTGCCACAGGGAATCCAGGTTTTCGGTTAAGAG GCATCATTTCTCAGCAGCTTCAAACTCTAGTGTCCTGCAGAGTAGTAATGACTTAAATACTGATGAAGGAGCTTCAAAAGCCATTGAGCAATCTTACTTGTATGATGAACAACCGGGATGTCTCAATAGTGGCAGTTCATCCAAAGGAGTTAGTAGTGATCAACTCGATGACCAATCAGATTTAGCAATCGAGCTGCCAAGAACCTTGAAATATGATTGTGGGAGCCCTGATGGTAACTTGGAGCCTTGTGATGAGATACTGAAAAATACAAGTGAGAAAGTGGCAGGACATGAAGCATCTCCTTTCCAACACAATAAAGATGAAGGGGAAGAGAGACAAATGTcctttgaaaatgaaagagatCTGCGTAAAATACGTCGAATTATGAGGAGTGAAGAATCAGCAGGATGTGACTGGGTGGCAATTGTTTCTGATGTTGCTGATTTGTTGACCACGAATTCATCCATCATTTATGAGAATATTGAGGGTCAGGATCGGAGAACAGCAGACCCTGGGACAACCTCTTTTATATCAACTATCCTGCAGTTCCCGCTAGATAATTCcaataatttagaaaatacTGAAACTGGTGATCCTAGTGGTTCCTGCAAACAAAGCAAGTTAGGAGTGCCAGTAACAGATCAGACACCTGCCATCCTGTCTACTTGTCTACTGGACAAGCTAGTTGTCAGTGATTCAGGTTTGAACAAGGATGATAAGGGGGAGAAGTGTAACCAGTCCAGCCATCAG CAGCGTAGCATACGACGGCGCTGTCTAGTATTTGAGAAGTCACCTGGTTTTGGTTTGCACTTGAATTCTCTTGCAAATACCTCAAACG ATCAGAGTCCTCTTAGTAAATTAACTCCAAGCACTATGAAGAGGGATGAGGTTCCTCATCACAACAAAGCTCTGGTTACAGACAATTCTCCTGAGACACCTGCTACTGTCAGTGGCAATGAGACTGACCTTAATAGTCCTGAAAAGAAGAG GACAAAGTTTGAACATGTTGAGGAGAATGCAGCATGCAAGCGCTGTAACTGTAAGAGGTCAAAATGCTTGAAGCT TTATTGCGACTGCTTTGCTGCTGGTCTGTACTGTATTGAGCCTTGTTCATGCCAAGATTGCTTCAATAAGCCAATTCATGAAAACAAGGTTCTAGAGACTCGCAGACAGATTGAATCTCGCAACCCACTAGCATTTGCTCCCAAAGTGATTAGAAGCACGGACAGTGTTTCAGACTCCGGG GGTGAAACTAACAAAACTCCTGCTTCAGCCAGGCATAAAAGAGGATGCAATTGTAAAAAATCAAGTTGCTTAAAGAAATACTGCGAATGTTTTCAG GCTGGTGTTGGATGCTCCCCCAGCTGTAGATGTGAAGGTTGTAAAAATAGATTTGGTCGGAAGGGTGGTGAGTCTTTATCTGGTACTGTTTGGTTGAATACAAATATTAATGTTTGGAACTGA
- the LOC18600231 gene encoding 40S ribosomal protein S3a-1, with amino-acid sequence MAVGKNKRISKGKKGGKKKAADPFAKKDWYDIKAPSVFNERNIGKTLVTRTQGTKIASEGLKHRVFEVSLADLQKDEDQAYRKIRLRAEDVQGRNVLTNFWGMDFTTDKLRSLVRKWQTLIESHVDVKTTDNYSLRLFCIAFTKRRANQVKRTCYAQSSQIRQIRRKMREIMVNQASSCDLKELVAKFIPEVIGREIEKATSSIYPLQNVFIRKVKILKAPKFDLGKLMEVHGDYSEDVGVKLERPADETMAEGETEVVGA; translated from the exons ATGGCTGTCGG GAAGAACAAGAGGATATCAAAGGGAAAGAAGGGAGGCAAAAAGAAAGC AGCTGATCCTTTTGCAAAGAAGGATTGGTATGATATCAAGGCACCTTCAGTGTTCAATGAGAGGAACATTGGCAAAACTCTTGTTACTAGAACTCAGGGCACAAAG ATTGCTTCTGAAGGACTTAAGCATAGAGTGTTTGAGGTTTCTTTGGCTGACCTTCAAAAGGATGAAGATCAAGCTTACAGGAAGATCCGACTTAGAGCTGAGGATGTGCAAGGGAGGAATGTTCTCACAAACTTCTGG GGAATGGACTTCACCACAGACAAGCTGCGATCTTTGGTGCGCAAGTGGCAGACTTTGATTGAATCTCATGTTGATGTTAAGACTACTGACAATTACAGCTTGAGGTTGTTCTGCATTGCTTTTACCAAGAGACGTGCAAACCAGGTCAAGCGAACCTGTTATGCACAGTCCAGCCAGATCCGTCAG ATTCGCCGGAAAATGAGGGAAATTATGGTTAACCAGGCCTCATCCTGTGATTTGAAAGAACTTGTTGCAAAGTTCATCCCTGAGGTGATTGGCAGAGAGATTGAGAAGGCTACCTCAAGCATCTATCCCCTACAGAATGTTTTCATTCGTAAAGTCAAGATCCTTAAGGCTCCCAAGTTTGATCTTGGCAAGTTGATGGAG GTTCATGGTGACTATTCAGAGGATGTTGGTGTGAAGTTGGAGAGGCCAGCTGATGAGACAATGGCAGAGGGGGAAACCGAGGTTGTTGGAGCCTGA